A DNA window from Ranitomeya imitator isolate aRanImi1 chromosome 2, aRanImi1.pri, whole genome shotgun sequence contains the following coding sequences:
- the MFSD6L gene encoding major facilitator superfamily domain-containing protein 6-like, which produces MSVTKQWDINKALAIASLFHFFHGIGKFCLIPFLTIFFRYLGLSPPLVGIIIGLKHMIHVFWAPFCSYMAKTNSKRRLLITTSLLLSAGVGITFTLFPPLERDMVLRYCNVSLPWNQKVTTSGAIDVELFGPEDKTSFLLPEGTSTSQPEPVLFTEHWTMEDTTVENGDTTETTFAISTLSTLLETNTPGQKKLKPKTKPTSTNSRENTTSHNSEVLSNSSQVDSDSTLIPSPNPISSNHSVHKKVRDVSLGIPVLEHFLDNEHRILLVVLGMVMIWAIFSAPLKWTTDDSLYEYLDFVDATDRHGKVWIWSHMGACIGSCAIVLLMENLSCFLMADIPRIYLHFYGYSAFMLITMILATFYPIHVSKKTEHSNKTMKALALIGSDGQVILLTITVFLTGAIWSTAHNFLFWQMQDVGSTELYMGISVSLAILSEVVLHFFRGKMLRAISLKWTVVTGLGCLALQMVYYSFLWTPWAVLPIQVLSAFSNGALVWAVNAQANDVATPGTERALQLVLHCLSHDCGASLGSFASGFIVSGFSLPILFQACSITLLLWIALFLLVHPRLPHIKKINYSRLLAADNSDLSDTDDDQERDWLVKAMKDDCKKW; this is translated from the coding sequence ATGAGTGTCACCAAGCAGTGGGACATCAACAAGGCTCTGGCCATCGCCAGCCTTTTCCATTTCTTCCACGGCATTGGAAAGTTCTGCCTTATCCCTTTCTTAACCATCTTCTTCCGAtacctgggactaagtcctcctttggtGGGCATAATAATAGGCCTGAAGCACATGATCCATGTTTTTTGGGCCCCTTTTTGCTCTTATATGGCCAAAACGAACAGTAAGAGAAGGCTTCTTATCACGACTTCTCTGCTGTTGTCAGCTGGAGTCGGCATAACCTTCACTTTGTTTCCCCCGTTGGAAAGAGATATGGTCCTGAGATACTGTAACGTTAGTCTTCCTTGGAATCAGAAGGTGACCACCTCAGGTGCTATAGATGTGGAGCTGTTTGGACCTGAGGACAAGACTAGTTTTCTGCTTCCTGAAGGTACTTCGACATCTCAGCCGGAACCAGTCCTGTTTACAGAACATTGGACAATGGAAGACACAACCGTGGAAAATGGTGACACCACAGAGACAACATTTGCCATCTCCACTTTATCAACACTTCTAGAAACCAACACTCCAGGGCAGAAAAAGCTTAAACCAAAGACTAAACCAACATCCACTAATTCTAGAGAGAATACCACCAGCCATAACAGCGAGGTTTTGAGCAACTCTTCTCAAGTAGACTCAGATTCTACTCTTATACCATCTCCGAACCCTATATCATCCAACCATTCTGTACATAAGAAAGTCCGAGATGTCAGCTTGGGCATTCCGGTCCTGGAACACTTCCTGGATAATGAACATAGGATATTACTGGTCGTATTGGGCATGGTCATGATCTGGGCCATCTTCTCGGCTCCACTAAAGTGGACAACAGATGACAGTCTTTACGAATATCTTGACTTTGTAGATGCCACTGACCGGCATGGTAAAGTCTGGATTTGGAGCCACATGGGAGCTTGCATTGGCTCCTGTGCCATTGTACTGTTAATGGAGAATCTCAGTTGCTTCCTGATGGCTGACATCCCCAGGATCTATCTTCATTTCTATGGCTATTCTGCTTTTATGCTCATCACTATGATCCTTGCCACTTTTTATCCTATACATGTGTCAAAGAAAACTGAACATAGCAACAAGACGATGAAAGCTCTGGCTCTCATCGGAAGCGACGGCCAAGTCATTCTTCTTACCATCACCGTCTTTTTGACTGGCGCCATTTGGTCCACAGCTCACAACTTCTTGTTTTGGCAGATGCAGGATGTGGGCAGCACGGAGCTCTATATGGGGATCTCTGTCAGCCTTGCTATTTTGTCTGAAGTTGTGCTTCACTTCTTCAGGGGTAAAATGTTGAGAGCCATTTCTCTCAAGTGGACAGTGGTCACTGGCCTTGGCTGTCTGGCGTTACAGATGGTCTATTACTCATTCTTATGGACACCTTGGGCCGTGTTGCCCATTCAAGTTTTAAGTGCCTTCAGCAACGGAGCCCTTGTCTGGGCTGTAAATGCCCAAGCCAATGACGTGGCTACACCAGGGACGGAGAGGGCTCTGCAGCTCGTTCTGCACTGCTTATCACATGACTGTGGCGCCAGCCTGGGCAGCTTTGCCAGTGGTTTCATTGTCAGCGGTTTTAGCCTTCCTATACTGTTCCAAGCGTGTAGCATAACTCTGCTGCTCTGGATCGCTTTGTTCTTGTTAGTCCATCCCAGACTTCCCCATATAAAGAAAATTAACTATTCGCGGCTCCTTGCTGCAGACAACAGCGACTTGAGCGACACTGATGACGACCAAGAAAGAGACTGGCTCGTTAAAGCTATGAAAGATGATTGCAAAAAATGGTAG